The following DNA comes from Quercus robur chromosome 1, dhQueRobu3.1, whole genome shotgun sequence.
CAGCATCAagagaatacaaaaatttaacaGAAATAAGATACCAAAATTACGGCAGTTCAGCTTGTCAATTAGCACAAGTCTTCAACAATCAACTTCAAAAGCCATTAAACTGGTAATTAACAACTACCAGATATTGTTGTAGGAGCTTAAGTCTACAAAATTTACTTCTTCAATGAGCAGGTTCTGTTAAATGTTACATCAGATCCCAAAAATATCCACCAGAACAATAAATGTAGTTTACACACAAAGATATACTTACATTGATCAACTCCTGTCGAACCCCTTGCAGTTCATCATTACTAGCTCGCTCCTTAACAATAAGAATTTGGATTCTTGCTTCCATCAGCTCCAAGTCTTCTTCTTGCTGTTTTAAAGACCATTGCGTCAGCCATTCCTCCAGAAATACATAAATGTATAAACTCGGATGATTTTCAGGTTGAGGCATATATGTAGTAAAAAACAAACGCAAAAGCATAGAACATTTTAGCAATACTTACATCCATCAATTTCTTACGAACCTCCTGCAATTCATCATTACTTTTACGCTCCTTGGCAATAAGATTCTGATTAAGAGATTCCATTTCAGCCATAGCTACTTCAGTTGCTTGCATCTTTTCCTTGATCTCCATATCAACCTCGTCTGCACTGCCAGATACTTGTCTGAAAGCTTCAAGTTTCCTTTTTAGCTTAGAAACTCTTGattgaaatttcactttttctttctgCCATTGATAAatcatttcaaataaaaatcataagaaATTTAATAACTTATACATACTGAACAGTAACCGAAGAAATTTCATGAAAAAGAATCCATAACACACCCCTTTATCCTCTGCAAACCCCAATGTAGATTTTAAAAATCTCTCCATTTGATCCTCTCCCATGCTTAACCTTTGTTTGGCATTGTCGAGGTTCTTTTCTAGCTCTATAATCCTAGCATGGAGATTCGTCTCTTCCCCCTGCCATGAATAGCCAATCAAAGTTTCTTGTATTAGATTTATGGAATGGATATACATATCATATGCaatcataattttaataattaagttAAGTCCGAGAGAAAATATCAAAAGAATGAATACTACACCACTTGATCCTCTAACAATGCACTGACAGACTTCTCCATAAATGTCGCTGCAGTTAAAAGAAATCTCAAGGTCAATGAATTGCAGAACCTTTTTCGAAtgatgaaaaaccaaaaaataagtaaaacagAAGGTTCTTATATAAAGGGATCATTCcgatttctcaaaaaaaaaaaaaaaaaaaaaaaacactcagcaggaaataataaattagaatttgaatcaacatttcaaaaattttagcttGACAACGTTTTTCAAATGATGAAATGccaaaaatataagtaaaacaaaaggtatttttattattattctataaTACAACTTTATGATGTGAAATATCAATTGTTTTTTTACTAATCTTAATGCAACCATAGAGCTTAGTTGAGTTTCTCATTGTATAGCCAAAagacaaaaggaaaaactaatGAGACAACAATTGTATCCTTTTGAACACTCTCTGTTATTGTAAGTCATCATGAAACGAGCACAACCAAGCATAATGAAAAcgtgaagaaagaaagaaagagaaatggcAAGTCTTACCTTAAAAAGGCAGTCTATGATGAGCAGCTGCTTCCTCAAGTAAAGCAATCGCAGACCTGAACAGGATTTATGTAGACGAACTAGATTTGGCTCTTGGTCGTTTCATATGGAAAGAGAGAGGAAGTTGAAGAggtaacaatttttttgttttttttttttgtttgtcttttcaGATTCTGAAGAAAGATCGTTTTatgatttatcaaaaaatatctGAAGTCTCAACGT
Coding sequences within:
- the LOC126729981 gene encoding factor of DNA methylation 3-like isoform X1, with protein sequence MEKSVSALLEDQVGEETNLHARIIELEKNLDNAKQRLSMGEDQMERFLKSTLGFAEDKGKEKVKFQSRVSKLKRKLEAFRQVSGSADEVDMEIKEKMQATEVAMAEMESLNQNLIAKERKSNDELQEVRKKLMDQEEDLELMEARIQILIVKERASNDELQGVRQELINSLGKCGSASYIGIKRMGELDSRPFYNAVNRRYSEKEASDKAAELCSMWEDYLRDHSWHPFKTVMGEDGKTVEIIDEEEERLKGLKDEYGEELYKAVITALIEMHEYNPSGRYVISELWNYKEGRKASMREVVSYILKQWETPK